A stretch of Paenibacillus sp. URB8-2 DNA encodes these proteins:
- a CDS encoding carbohydrate ABC transporter permease, giving the protein MNQKRGLLFYIAIAAFIGIVIFPFLWVLLASLKAPLYLYGEYAFSIKVPEYTLQNYISVFTNHPFGRYLLNSFTVGVLTMFLSISIAAFASYAVARLYFFGKTFFLGILLAVSMLPQIATLSPLFLFMQSIGLRNTYAGLVIPYTTYALPIAIWYMTTFFKQIPVELEEAAKVDGASLLGIFGRVLLPLVSPGLFTTAIIVFVDAWHEFLFALTINTKQSMMTVPVGIAMFQGEFTFPWGEISAATVTVTVPVVLLVLLFQRRIIAGLTSGAVKQ; this is encoded by the coding sequence ATGAATCAAAAGAGAGGTCTGCTGTTTTATATCGCCATTGCCGCGTTTATTGGAATTGTGATTTTTCCGTTTCTGTGGGTACTGCTCGCTTCATTAAAAGCTCCCCTGTATTTATACGGAGAGTACGCGTTCAGTATTAAGGTCCCGGAGTACACGCTCCAGAACTACATTTCCGTGTTTACGAACCATCCTTTCGGCAGATATCTGCTGAACAGCTTTACGGTCGGTGTGCTGACGATGTTTCTTTCTATCAGTATCGCGGCCTTTGCATCGTATGCGGTGGCCCGGCTGTACTTTTTTGGAAAAACCTTTTTTCTCGGCATTCTGCTCGCCGTATCCATGCTGCCGCAAATCGCCACATTGTCGCCGCTGTTTTTGTTTATGCAATCCATCGGTTTGCGCAACACGTACGCCGGGCTGGTCATTCCCTATACAACCTATGCCCTGCCGATTGCGATATGGTACATGACTACGTTCTTCAAGCAGATTCCGGTCGAGCTAGAGGAGGCGGCCAAAGTGGACGGTGCTTCCTTGCTGGGCATTTTTGGCCGGGTGCTGCTGCCGCTCGTGTCGCCCGGGCTGTTCACGACGGCCATTATCGTGTTTGTGGACGCGTGGCATGAGTTCCTGTTCGCGCTGACAATCAATACGAAGCAGTCGATGATGACGGTGCCCGTCGGTATTGCCATGTTCCAGGGGGAGTTTACGTTTCCTTGGGGAGAAATATCGGCGGCAACCGTGACGGTAACGGTTCCGGTGGTGCTGCTCGTCCTGCTGTTCCAGCGCCGGATTATCGCCGGCCTGACGTCGGGAGCGGTGAAGCAATAA
- a CDS encoding sulfatase family protein, with the protein MKRKNILLMISHDTGRYLGCYGQSVKTPAIDALAEEGVRFSNYFCPAPQCSPSRGSILSGLYPQNHGMIGLSHLGFSINPEVTTLPMSLGEAGYETALIGFSHETIGEAGGDRTSSTYKLGYETVLPVPGDRAADVAERVVSFLEDRAAGPQERPFFASVGFFETHRDFDEYAPVADPAEEIVPPPYLPDTERVREDFALLRGSVKMLDQGIARILSRLDALGLAEETLVIYTTDHGIAFPRAKGTLMDAGLETALVMRCPGTLEGGQVNGHLLCNIDLMPTLLEFAGAEAPQDIDGVSFYRLLQNADGPSTRDHFFAELTWHDQYHPMRGVRTDRYKYIRNFEDGPSVYLPLDIHLSPSGHEVREEYYKPNVPEELYDLAKDPLEERNLADDPAYAEILLELQRKVEDWMVSGADRLLSGKVPGIAASDWQEQYDNGSAYGSKRG; encoded by the coding sequence ATGAAGCGTAAAAATATTTTGCTCATGATCTCGCATGACACCGGCCGGTATTTGGGCTGCTACGGACAATCGGTCAAAACGCCAGCTATTGACGCTTTAGCTGAGGAAGGAGTGCGCTTCAGCAATTATTTCTGCCCGGCGCCGCAATGCAGCCCGAGCCGGGGGAGCATCCTTTCCGGGCTCTATCCGCAAAATCACGGAATGATCGGGCTAAGCCATCTCGGCTTCTCCATAAACCCGGAGGTAACAACGCTGCCGATGAGCCTGGGTGAAGCCGGCTATGAAACCGCGCTGATCGGCTTCAGCCATGAAACGATCGGCGAAGCCGGAGGCGACCGCACCTCATCTACATATAAGCTGGGTTACGAGACGGTCCTCCCGGTGCCAGGCGACCGGGCCGCGGATGTCGCGGAGCGGGTCGTCTCTTTCCTGGAGGATAGAGCGGCAGGGCCGCAGGAACGACCGTTTTTTGCTTCAGTCGGTTTCTTTGAAACCCACCGCGATTTCGACGAATACGCGCCGGTGGCCGATCCGGCTGAAGAGATCGTTCCGCCGCCTTACCTTCCCGACACGGAGCGGGTGCGGGAAGACTTTGCGCTGCTGCGCGGCTCGGTCAAGATGCTTGACCAAGGCATCGCCCGCATCCTGTCCCGGCTGGATGCCTTGGGACTTGCGGAAGAGACGCTGGTGATCTATACGACGGATCACGGCATTGCCTTCCCCCGGGCCAAGGGCACTCTGATGGATGCAGGCCTTGAGACCGCTCTCGTTATGCGCTGTCCGGGCACACTGGAAGGCGGGCAGGTCAACGGTCATTTGCTCTGCAACATTGATCTGATGCCTACCCTGCTGGAGTTTGCCGGAGCGGAGGCGCCGCAGGACATCGATGGAGTCAGCTTTTACAGGCTCCTGCAGAATGCGGACGGACCCTCTACACGCGACCATTTCTTCGCCGAGCTGACTTGGCATGACCAGTATCATCCGATGCGTGGCGTCCGCACGGACCGGTACAAATACATCCGCAATTTCGAGGACGGGCCTTCCGTTTATTTGCCGCTCGACATTCACCTCAGTCCCTCCGGTCATGAAGTGCGGGAAGAATATTATAAGCCGAATGTGCCTGAAGAGCTGTACGATCTTGCGAAAGATCCGCTTGAGGAACGGAATTTGGCCGATGACCCGGCTTATGCAGAAATTCTGCTGGAACTGCAGCGGAAGGTGGAGGATTGGATGGTATCAGGCGCCGACCGGCTGCTGAGCGGTAAAGTTCCGGGCATCGCCGCTTCCGACTGGCAGGAGCAATATGATAACGGCAGCGCATACGGTTCAAAACGAGGGTAG
- a CDS encoding sensor histidine kinase, translated as MWKKVMAILFPASLKNRLFLAFILLILFPFSILNIYNFNKMEGVIKTKVSEQSQTEMDQMKRSLEEIINTSIRTFTLLEQDPNISDILQNPAKYDSYDSQNHLENKFKALTNSIFLTTSHVYFTILDMKGHFYTSYKPAEALGYDKLKRQDWYHQDIRGQTPYQWFLEVNYVHKDESPNPRLLTAVTSFKSPNGEVYAVVRLSIDYIDWFQSITYGASPGQDYFLASADGEIVAENRNAAQELNASAWDRIRRNASKEGFDLDRDSIVIYTYIPWLDWYLLKRVSTGVVFAETEQLKQSFFFSFILFTTAFVLITFFIAATITRPLKHLQVRMQQMVRKNLKVRLPEERYRGEMRQLTQTFNQMVSDMNGLVDRLRIEEREKEAVHFQMLLSQTNPHFLLNTLNTIKWIAIGKQDEEISEICLSLGRLLEASLNSEVELIYLKNEVELVDAYMVIQNFRYKQRFKVHFEIDEFLKYALVPKLSLQPLVENCIQHGFKLTKEEGEIRIRTYRSEDRLVVEVEDNGIGIAQTEALYQEVPSPRKRSGIGLSNLNKRLALLFKEKAGLDVQSSDHGTLVRYYLPLLLSEPYHKE; from the coding sequence ATGTGGAAAAAAGTTATGGCTATTCTGTTCCCTGCTTCATTGAAGAATCGATTGTTTTTGGCTTTTATTCTGCTCATCTTGTTTCCGTTCTCCATTCTGAACATCTATAATTTCAACAAAATGGAGGGCGTAATCAAAACCAAGGTGAGCGAACAAAGCCAGACGGAAATGGATCAGATGAAACGATCGCTTGAGGAAATCATTAACACATCGATTCGTACGTTCACTTTGCTTGAGCAAGATCCGAATATTTCCGACATTCTACAAAATCCGGCGAAATACGATTCTTACGATTCACAGAATCATTTGGAGAATAAATTTAAAGCGCTTACAAATAGTATTTTTTTAACGACTTCCCATGTCTATTTTACGATTTTGGATATGAAAGGACATTTCTATACTTCCTATAAGCCCGCTGAAGCGTTGGGGTATGATAAGCTGAAGAGGCAAGACTGGTACCATCAGGACATACGGGGACAAACGCCTTATCAATGGTTCCTGGAAGTGAATTATGTTCATAAGGATGAGTCTCCTAATCCCCGGCTGCTTACAGCTGTCACTTCTTTTAAAAGCCCCAATGGAGAGGTGTACGCGGTTGTTCGTTTGAGTATTGATTATATCGATTGGTTTCAATCTATAACGTACGGGGCTTCGCCTGGTCAAGACTATTTTTTGGCCAGTGCCGATGGGGAGATTGTTGCCGAGAATAGGAATGCTGCACAGGAACTGAATGCATCGGCCTGGGATCGGATCAGAAGGAATGCGAGTAAAGAAGGATTTGATCTGGATCGCGATTCTATTGTGATTTACACCTATATTCCTTGGCTTGATTGGTATCTGCTGAAAAGAGTGTCAACCGGCGTTGTTTTTGCGGAAACCGAACAGCTTAAACAATCGTTTTTCTTTTCTTTTATTCTATTTACAACAGCTTTCGTCCTGATCACGTTTTTTATTGCTGCGACAATTACCCGGCCGCTTAAGCACCTTCAGGTCAGAATGCAGCAGATGGTAAGGAAAAATTTGAAGGTCCGCCTCCCGGAAGAACGCTATCGCGGGGAAATGCGCCAATTGACTCAGACGTTCAACCAAATGGTTAGCGATATGAATGGTCTGGTAGACAGGCTGAGAATCGAGGAACGGGAAAAAGAAGCTGTACATTTCCAAATGCTGCTCTCCCAAACAAATCCGCATTTTTTGCTGAACACGTTAAATACGATCAAATGGATTGCTATTGGTAAGCAGGATGAGGAGATCAGTGAAATCTGCCTATCCCTGGGAAGGCTGCTGGAAGCCAGTTTAAACTCGGAAGTGGAGCTGATCTATTTAAAGAACGAAGTGGAACTCGTTGATGCTTACATGGTTATTCAGAATTTCAGGTACAAACAGAGATTTAAGGTTCACTTTGAAATCGATGAGTTTTTGAAATATGCATTGGTACCGAAACTTAGTCTTCAGCCACTAGTTGAAAATTGCATCCAGCACGGTTTCAAGCTGACCAAGGAAGAAGGAGAAATTCGGATTCGCACTTATCGGAGCGAGGACAGACTGGTTGTGGAGGTGGAGGATAACGGTATTGGAATCGCTCAAACTGAGGCCTTATATCAAGAGGTTCCTTCTCCAAGAAAGCGAAGCGGAATCGGACTCAGCAATTTGAACAAGAGGCTTGCCCTTTTATTCAAAGAAAAGGCCGGACTAGACGTGCAATCCTCGGATCATGGAACGCTTGTCAGGTACTATCTGCCCCTCTTGCTCTCTGAACCCTATCATAAGGAGTGA
- a CDS encoding response regulator codes for MLTVMLVEDEVFVRESVRKIIDWEALGFTVIGEAGDGEEAFRFIIDRNPDIVISDIIMPRMNGVDLLKKVREHGISSRFIMLSCMSDFEYVRQALEYGASNYILKLSMDVKALRVALEKVGKELNSASGKGALQSEARKPASEPDKSEDLTTDHPEINRILDYIHQHFMEDITLTYMAHYVVMDVKYVSQLFKKKTGQTFVHYLHRIRIEQACRYLETSRMPVHEIGERVGFTNDNYFIKIFRRCCGMTPQSYRKLNTNNRANSIAAE; via the coding sequence ATGTTGACCGTCATGCTCGTGGAGGATGAAGTGTTTGTCAGAGAATCGGTCAGAAAAATAATCGATTGGGAAGCTTTGGGGTTCACCGTCATCGGAGAAGCGGGAGACGGGGAGGAAGCTTTCCGATTTATTATCGACCGCAATCCTGATATTGTCATATCGGATATCATCATGCCCAGGATGAACGGTGTAGATCTTCTGAAGAAAGTCCGCGAACACGGAATTTCCTCAAGATTTATCATGCTGTCCTGCATGAGTGATTTTGAATATGTAAGGCAAGCCCTGGAATACGGGGCCTCCAATTACATTCTAAAGCTGTCTATGGATGTGAAAGCACTTCGGGTCGCTTTGGAGAAGGTTGGCAAGGAGCTGAATTCGGCTTCCGGGAAGGGAGCTTTACAGTCCGAGGCCCGAAAACCGGCATCGGAGCCGGATAAATCCGAGGATTTGACCACAGACCACCCCGAAATCAATCGCATCCTTGATTATATTCATCAGCACTTTATGGAGGATATTACACTAACTTATATGGCTCACTATGTGGTCATGGATGTCAAGTACGTTAGCCAGCTGTTTAAGAAAAAAACAGGCCAAACTTTTGTGCATTATTTGCACCGTATTCGGATTGAGCAGGCTTGCCGCTATTTGGAAACCTCCAGGATGCCGGTTCATGAAATCGGCGAGAGGGTAGGTTTTACCAATGACAATTATTTTATCAAAATTTTCCGGCGGTGCTGCGGTATGACCCCTCAGAGTTACCGTAAGCTGAATACAAACAATCGGGCGAATTCCATTGCCGCTGAATAG
- a CDS encoding ABC transporter substrate-binding protein translates to MNKKKTALSMVASLALLAGLFAGCSTGGSTDGKQGGNGTGSENKGVTLKFWGGVPAENGPQAVVDAWNKQNPDIQVKYERYVNDDAGNLKLDTALIAGQDVDLFVNYTTTRLQKRVENGNAVDLSAFNDYNIDEKMGPDAEEWKLDGKYYGMPTKRNIYFFWLNKDALDQANLPVPFDWTWKDAQEYAAKLKTDKRYGLVQHLEAFPDPMDGSLAGAKYVKPDGTSDFDNPIVGTWLETLNSMMKDSKSTPPLGEQLTTKMPVETVFLKGEAAMMNAGEWIFRSSNDLKSNPRDFKIAFAPVPKVTKDQTNFKIRGGLGDTISISAKSPNKEAAWKFLKWYADGGMLPMAPGGRVPASKDANLEEATKLLLGDAADTYDQESLQKVVFGEFDTYNRDLPQQVMDLRKEEYEKYFLGKQDLKTTLETLAKRHNDFIKQNKK, encoded by the coding sequence ATGAATAAAAAGAAAACAGCATTATCCATGGTGGCTTCATTGGCTTTGCTTGCGGGGCTGTTTGCAGGCTGCAGCACCGGCGGTTCAACGGATGGCAAGCAGGGTGGCAACGGAACAGGTTCAGAGAACAAGGGAGTCACCTTGAAGTTTTGGGGAGGTGTTCCTGCGGAGAACGGCCCGCAAGCGGTTGTAGATGCCTGGAACAAACAGAACCCGGATATTCAGGTCAAATATGAGCGCTATGTGAATGATGATGCCGGCAACCTGAAGCTGGATACCGCTTTAATTGCCGGGCAGGATGTGGATTTGTTTGTGAATTACACGACGACACGGCTGCAGAAAAGGGTGGAGAACGGAAATGCCGTCGATCTATCCGCCTTCAACGATTATAATATCGATGAAAAAATGGGGCCGGATGCAGAGGAATGGAAGCTTGACGGAAAGTATTACGGGATGCCGACCAAACGGAATATTTATTTTTTCTGGTTAAATAAAGACGCCCTGGATCAAGCGAATCTTCCGGTACCTTTCGATTGGACCTGGAAAGATGCTCAGGAGTATGCGGCTAAGCTTAAAACAGATAAACGCTATGGATTAGTTCAACATTTGGAAGCGTTTCCAGATCCGATGGACGGTTCGCTGGCCGGGGCCAAATATGTGAAGCCGGACGGCACATCCGATTTTGATAATCCGATCGTCGGAACCTGGCTTGAAACGCTGAACTCCATGATGAAGGACAGCAAGTCTACGCCGCCGCTCGGTGAACAGTTAACGACCAAGATGCCGGTTGAAACCGTGTTCCTGAAAGGCGAGGCAGCGATGATGAATGCCGGTGAATGGATTTTCCGGAGCTCGAACGATCTGAAGAGCAACCCCAGAGATTTCAAAATTGCCTTTGCGCCCGTACCTAAGGTAACGAAGGATCAGACCAATTTTAAAATCCGGGGCGGGCTGGGAGACACCATTTCCATCTCCGCAAAAAGCCCGAATAAAGAAGCCGCGTGGAAATTCCTGAAATGGTACGCCGATGGTGGAATGCTGCCGATGGCCCCGGGCGGGCGGGTTCCAGCTTCTAAGGACGCCAATTTGGAGGAAGCGACCAAGCTCCTTCTTGGTGACGCGGCGGATACTTACGATCAAGAGTCGCTGCAGAAAGTCGTATTTGGCGAATTTGACACTTATAATCGTGATTTACCCCAGCAGGTCATGGATTTGCGCAAAGAAGAATATGAGAAGTACTTTCTTGGCAAACAGGATTTGAAAACCACGCTAGAAACACTCGCCAAACGGCATAACGATTTTATAAAGCAAAATAAGAAATAA
- a CDS encoding carbohydrate ABC transporter permease, translated as MNVNWLKRQRWIGMLFIAPNLIGILLFFIIPAIFSLGLVFTDWKFGSPVFHFVGLDNISRLLHDDLFYISLKNTGIFLLSVPVSILLAFLVAIILNHSVYLKGLLRAMYFMPYITSGVAIGFVWMLLFHPEQGPINQFLRMVGVSHPPQWLASMDTSMYAMDIIWIWFMLGYNMIIYLAALQEISSDILEAAKIDGAHYGKIIRHILFPLVSPTTFLLLITGLIMTIKTFGIIEATTQGGPGSSTTILSLYVYKTAFSYYEMGYASTVSWALFAVILFITLLQWFGQKKWVHY; from the coding sequence ATGAATGTCAACTGGTTGAAACGTCAGCGGTGGATCGGCATGCTTTTTATTGCTCCCAATTTAATAGGTATATTGCTGTTCTTCATCATCCCTGCGATCTTTTCCCTGGGATTGGTTTTTACGGATTGGAAGTTCGGTAGTCCGGTCTTTCATTTCGTCGGACTCGATAATATCAGCAGATTGCTGCATGACGATTTATTTTACATTTCCTTAAAAAACACAGGTATCTTCTTATTATCTGTCCCAGTCTCCATCCTGCTTGCTTTCCTGGTGGCAATTATACTTAATCATTCAGTTTATTTGAAAGGCCTGCTGCGGGCTATGTATTTCATGCCTTATATCACGAGCGGTGTGGCCATTGGCTTTGTTTGGATGCTGCTATTTCACCCGGAACAAGGTCCAATCAACCAGTTCCTTAGAATGGTTGGCGTAAGTCATCCTCCGCAGTGGCTGGCCTCGATGGATACTTCCATGTACGCCATGGATATTATCTGGATCTGGTTTATGCTGGGATACAATATGATTATTTATTTGGCGGCTTTACAGGAAATATCTTCGGATATCCTGGAAGCGGCTAAAATCGACGGGGCCCATTACGGGAAGATCATCCGGCATATTTTGTTTCCGCTGGTGAGTCCAACCACTTTTTTACTGCTGATTACGGGACTGATCATGACGATCAAGACATTCGGGATAATCGAGGCAACCACACAGGGCGGACCGGGGAGCAGCACAACGATTTTGTCCTTATATGTTTACAAAACAGCATTCTCCTACTATGAGATGGGATATGCTTCCACAGTCTCGTGGGCCCTGTTCGCCGTTATCCTGTTCATTACGCTGCTTCAATGGTTTGGTCAAAAGAAATGGGTTCATTATTAA
- a CDS encoding carbohydrate ABC transporter permease has protein sequence MMTILMLIFAVATILPFLWMISTSFKSPAEVFEYPIHWIPQHWVMEHHQKVWFGDSSFVQYYYNSLKVAVISTFGATFLSALAAYGFSRVEFKGREALFVIYLSMMMIPPQVLFVPKFIMFNWIGIYNTHWALILPGFFTIFGVFLMRQFMISIPKEITESAFIDGAGHFRIFFQLMLPLAKPALATLAIIDFSWHWNDYENALVFLIDQKLFTVPLGLQNFILEYNIDYNGMMAATSAGIIPILILFLIGQRFIIQGISNTAVKG, from the coding sequence ATGATGACGATCTTGATGCTGATATTCGCTGTAGCTACCATTCTTCCCTTTCTGTGGATGATCAGCACATCCTTCAAGAGCCCGGCAGAGGTCTTCGAGTACCCGATTCACTGGATTCCACAGCATTGGGTGATGGAGCATCACCAAAAAGTGTGGTTTGGAGATAGCAGCTTTGTTCAGTACTACTACAATTCGTTAAAGGTTGCCGTGATTTCAACCTTCGGCGCCACGTTTCTTTCGGCACTTGCAGCCTATGGTTTTTCCCGTGTGGAATTTAAGGGAAGAGAAGCGCTATTCGTCATTTATTTGTCGATGATGATGATTCCGCCGCAGGTCCTGTTCGTTCCCAAGTTCATTATGTTTAATTGGATTGGCATTTATAATACGCACTGGGCGTTAATTCTGCCAGGCTTTTTCACCATCTTCGGGGTGTTCCTGATGCGCCAATTTATGATTTCCATCCCCAAGGAAATTACGGAATCGGCATTTATTGACGGCGCAGGCCATTTTCGCATTTTTTTTCAACTGATGCTTCCACTGGCTAAGCCGGCTTTGGCTACGCTCGCAATTATCGATTTTTCCTGGCACTGGAACGATTATGAGAACGCGCTTGTTTTTCTGATTGATCAGAAGCTGTTTACAGTACCACTAGGCCTGCAAAATTTCATTCTTGAATACAACATTGACTATAACGGGATGATGGCGGCAACTTCTGCGGGGATTATTCCCATTCTGATTCTGTTTCTGATTGGCCAAAGATTTATTATTCAAGGAATATCCAACACCGCAGTGAAAGGGTAG
- a CDS encoding FAD-dependent oxidoreductase codes for MKNELVQTDITVIGGGLSGVCAAVAAARLGQTVALVQNRPVLGGNSSSEVRVWVCGATAHGINRYARETGIMGEMFVENQYRNPEGNPYFWDLIVLETVIAEKNIKLFLNTDVHEVEADGDESSRKIRSVTGWMMGSERRIRFESRMYLDCTGDGLIGFLAGAKYRVGREARHEYNEEWAPEIADDITLGSTLLFYTKDAGHPVKYVPPSFAKDISQTSIPLKRVIRSGDSGCHYWWIEWGGELDTVHENERIRNELWSVIYGIWDYIKNSGLFDSANMSLEWVGAIPGKREYRRFVGDYVLTQNDILAQTPFEDRIAFGGWSIDLHPPQGMYADESGSKHKHADGIYHIPFRSLFSVNVDNLMFAGRNISATHVAFGTTRVMATCAVIGEAAGTGAGLCVQKGISPRELSRQFTDELQQVMLRQDASIIGLASHDPNDLARKAEVTASSTLEQLKVERANETIELTADIAFTLPVDPVLSHIELLLGATAPTTLEIELWDTGRPENYVPAGKRSTAKVHVQAGEKQWIRAALPWTPEVPQNAFIIIKANRNLQIYASLVPQTGVLSFTATAEQAVSKDLEDHDHHQPVIAWSMKRLVRKPICFRAFPETMAFQAQKAVDGFSRPFGGPHTWLSKPMKDGQQEWLQLDWEAPVDVREIQITFNDDVNEDLINLHHHKTPFEIIPELVKNYRVEALIEGVWKPLVSETDNRKRTRNHRFDPQIRTGHLRVVVESTNGGACAEIVGIRVY; via the coding sequence ATGAAGAATGAACTTGTTCAAACGGACATCACGGTGATTGGGGGCGGATTGTCGGGAGTATGCGCGGCGGTGGCAGCGGCCCGGCTTGGACAAACGGTCGCGCTTGTGCAAAATCGCCCCGTACTTGGCGGGAATTCGAGCAGCGAGGTCAGAGTCTGGGTATGCGGCGCTACGGCTCACGGAATCAATCGGTATGCCAGGGAAACGGGGATCATGGGTGAAATGTTCGTCGAGAATCAGTACCGCAACCCGGAAGGGAATCCATATTTTTGGGATCTGATTGTGCTGGAAACCGTAATCGCGGAGAAAAATATCAAGCTGTTCCTGAACACAGACGTTCACGAGGTGGAAGCGGACGGTGACGAGTCCAGTCGAAAGATCCGGTCCGTAACCGGATGGATGATGGGTTCGGAAAGACGCATCCGATTTGAGAGCCGGATGTATCTGGATTGTACCGGAGACGGGCTTATCGGATTTCTAGCCGGCGCCAAGTACCGCGTCGGACGGGAAGCCCGGCACGAGTACAACGAAGAGTGGGCCCCGGAGATAGCCGATGATATCACCCTTGGCAGTACGCTGCTGTTCTACACCAAGGATGCAGGTCATCCTGTCAAATACGTTCCGCCAAGCTTCGCCAAGGATATCAGCCAAACCTCTATTCCATTGAAACGTGTAATCCGCAGCGGCGACTCCGGATGCCATTACTGGTGGATCGAATGGGGCGGGGAGCTGGATACCGTTCACGAGAATGAGCGGATCCGGAATGAGCTGTGGTCCGTGATTTATGGGATCTGGGATTATATCAAGAACTCCGGTCTTTTTGACTCCGCGAATATGTCGCTCGAATGGGTCGGAGCCATACCGGGAAAAAGAGAGTACAGAAGATTTGTCGGAGACTACGTGCTGACCCAAAACGATATTCTGGCCCAGACCCCTTTTGAGGACCGGATCGCTTTCGGTGGCTGGTCTATCGATCTCCATCCGCCGCAGGGCATGTACGCGGATGAAAGCGGTTCAAAGCATAAACACGCAGATGGTATTTATCATATTCCTTTTCGTTCTTTATTTTCCGTAAATGTTGACAACCTAATGTTTGCCGGACGGAATATCAGCGCGACTCATGTTGCTTTCGGTACAACAAGGGTGATGGCGACATGCGCTGTCATAGGCGAAGCCGCAGGTACCGGAGCGGGCCTTTGTGTTCAAAAAGGAATCAGTCCAAGGGAACTGAGCCGCCAATTTACTGATGAACTGCAGCAGGTGATGCTGCGTCAGGATGCCTCGATCATCGGTTTAGCCAGCCATGATCCCAATGATTTGGCCAGAAAAGCGGAAGTGACTGCGTCAAGCACACTTGAACAGCTGAAGGTTGAGCGGGCAAATGAGACTATAGAGCTGACTGCCGATATCGCCTTTACCCTGCCTGTGGATCCCGTGCTAAGTCATATTGAACTTCTGCTCGGTGCAACAGCCCCAACGACCTTGGAAATTGAATTATGGGATACGGGGAGACCTGAGAATTATGTCCCTGCCGGCAAACGGTCGACAGCCAAGGTGCACGTCCAAGCGGGCGAAAAGCAGTGGATCCGGGCCGCGCTGCCCTGGACCCCAGAAGTTCCGCAAAACGCCTTTATCATCATCAAAGCTAACCGGAACCTTCAGATCTATGCATCCCTAGTGCCACAGACGGGTGTGCTGTCCTTTACGGCCACGGCGGAACAGGCGGTGTCCAAGGATCTGGAGGATCACGATCATCATCAGCCGGTGATCGCATGGTCCATGAAAAGGCTGGTTCGAAAGCCGATATGCTTTAGAGCGTTTCCGGAAACAATGGCCTTTCAAGCGCAAAAGGCGGTTGACGGATTTTCACGTCCCTTTGGAGGTCCTCATACATGGCTGTCCAAGCCGATGAAGGATGGTCAGCAGGAGTGGTTACAGCTGGATTGGGAAGCGCCGGTGGATGTCCGCGAGATTCAAATTACGTTTAATGATGATGTTAACGAGGATTTAATCAATCTGCACCATCACAAGACACCGTTTGAGATCATTCCCGAATTAGTGAAGAACTACCGCGTTGAAGCCCTTATTGAGGGCGTTTGGAAGCCGCTGGTTTCGGAAACGGATAACCGGAAGAGAACAAGGAACCATCGTTTCGATCCCCAGATCCGAACCGGACATTTGCGGGTTGTGGTGGAATCAACCAACGGCGGAGCCTGCGCGGAAATCGTCGGGATCCGGGTTTATTAG